One part of the Solanum dulcamara chromosome 8, daSolDulc1.2, whole genome shotgun sequence genome encodes these proteins:
- the LOC129898649 gene encoding uncharacterized protein LOC129898649, translated as MKEEEEEKRSCSTHKRIGEVAGGTAAECAMVCCCCPCTVMHLLVLAVYKVPTGLCRKIWRKKKQERLLRKKKKEEDSWKSMKNNKNVYLGVYDDDDDDDDQKKFDDEADDGVREAADFETEMWDRFYGAGFWRTLSQREEDLTWHNQNK; from the coding sequence ATgaaggaggaagaggaggagaaaCGGAGTTGCAGCACTCATAAACGGATAGGGGAGGTGGCTGGGGGGACGGCGGCGGAGTGTGCGATGGTATGCTGTTGTTGTCCATGTACGGTGATGCATTTATTAGTACTGGCAGTTTACAAAGTTCCGACAGGACTTTGCCGGAAAATATGGAGGAAGAAGAAGCAGGAGAGGcttttgaggaagaagaagaaagaggaggATTCATGGAAATCGATGAAGAATAACAAAAATGTTTACCTTGGTGTCTAtgacgacgacgacgacgacgacgatCAGAAGAAATTTGACGATGAAGCCGACGACGGAGTAAGAGAAGCCGCCGATTTTGAAACGGAGATGTGGGACCGGTTCTATGGAGCTGGATTTTGGAGGACCCTATCTCAGAGAGAGGAGGATTTAACTTGGCATAATCAAAATAAGTAA
- the LOC129898769 gene encoding E3 ubiquitin-protein ligase RHF2A-like: MEEGKMSEDILTSAAAFVEGGIQDACDDSCSICLEEFSDSDPSTVTGCKHEFHLQCILEWYQRSSQCPMCWQPLSLKDPNSQELLDAVEHERNIRMNPPRNTTIFHHPTLGDFELQHLPVSATDSELEERIIQHLAAAAAMGRARHIARREGQRGRSSAQGRPQFLVFSTHPNAPPAAAVAAVTASSSNQRSGGESTPEVSVSGQDSPVIAVGEGSGQLPTQPSSFQADEVSASGSGSNAAVNQLGISSNNRRNPSQSSPNNQDRAGPSDFQSFSESMKSRLSAMSMRCKESLTKSSRGWKERFFSRNSSTSDNVPESRSEVSEAVATVSHMMDHLETTDSRTSSAESNTLEGTLPVRQAEQHIPETDDTHSLNEDNRKSSAASSGSN, translated from the exons ATGGAGGAGGGCAAGATGTCTGAGGATATTTTGACTTCGGCTGCGGCATTTGTGGAAGGTGGAATTCAGGATGCCTGCGATGATTCTTGCAGCATATGccttgaagaattttctgatagTGATCCTTCTACA GTGACAGGCTGCAAGCATGAGTTCCATCTCCAATGTATTCTAGAATG GTATCAGAGAAGCTCCCAGTGCCCCATGTGTTGGCAGCCTCTCAGCTTGAAAGACCCTAACAG CCAGGAATTGTTGGATGCAGTAGAGCACGAGAGGAACATCAGGATGAATCCTCCTAGAAACACCACAATCTTTCACCATCCAACATTAGGAGATTTTGAATTGCAGCAT TTACCAGTAAGCGCAACTGACTCTGAGCTTGAAGAGCGTATCATTCAGCACTTAGCTGCTGCTGCTGCCATGGGAAGGGCACGCCACATTGCTAGAAGGGAAGGTCAGCGAGGTAGGTCATCAGCTCAAGGTCGTCCCCAATTTCTGGTGTTTTCAACTCATCCAAATGCTCCTCctgctgctgctgttgctgCTGTTACTGCTTCATCTTCTAACCAGAGGAGTGGGGGTGAATCCACTCCTGAAGTCTCCGTTTCTGGTCAGGATTCTCCAGTTATTGCTGTTGGAGAAGGTTCGGGACAACTACCTACTCAACCTTCTTCTTTTCAAGCTGATGAGGTTTCTGCCTCTGGGTCAGGATCAAATGCTGCTGTTAATCAACTTGGGATTTCGTCAAACAATAG GAGGAATCCTTCTCAATCTTCTCCTAACAATCAAGACAGAGCTGGACCATCAGATTTTCAGTCTTTTTCAGAATCTATGAAGTCTCGACTTAGTGCAATGTCAATGAG ATGCAAAGAATCTTTAACCAAGAGTTCAAGGGGTTGGAAGGAGAGATTTTTCTCTCGCAACAGTTCAACATCAGACAATGTTCCCGAATCTAGGAGTGAAGTGAGTGAAGCTGTTGCCACTGTATCACACATGATGGACCATCTGGAAACTACAGATAGCAGAACCAGTTCTGCTGAATCAAATACACTGGAGGGTACTTTACCTGTCAGACAGGCTGAGCAGCATATACCTGAGACTGATGATACTCATTCTTTAAATGAGGATAATAGGAAATCCAGTGCTGCAAGCTCTGGTTCAAACTAA
- the LOC129898770 gene encoding DNA-directed RNA polymerase II subunit 4 isoform X1: protein MSGEEEENAAELKIGDEFLKAKCLMNCEVALILEHKYEQLQQMSDDPTNQISQVFEKSLQYVKRFSRYKNPDAVRQAREILSRYPLAEFELCVLGNLCPETVEEGIAMVPSIKNRGRALDEEAIEKMLTDLSLIKKFE, encoded by the exons ATGTccggggaagaagaagaaaacgcCGCTGAGCTCAAAATTGGTGATG AGTTTTTGAAGGCCAAATGTCTAATGAATTGTGAAGTCGCATTGATTCTTGAACACAAGTATGAGCAGCTCCAGCAGATGTCTGATGATCCAACCAATCAGATTTCACA GGTATTTGAGAAGTCACTGCAATATGTGAAGCGTTTCAGTCGGTACAAGAACCCTGATGCTGTTAGACAAGCTCGAGA AATCCTTAGTAGGTATCCACTTGCTGAATTCGAG CTCTGCGTTCTTGGTAATCTTTGTCCCGAAACCGTTGAGGAAGGTATTGCCATGGTCCCATCCATCAAG AATAGAGGGCGTGCACTTGACGAGGAAGCAATTGAGAAAATGCTAACAGACCTTTCTCTAATAAAGAAATTCGAGTAG
- the LOC129898770 gene encoding DNA-directed RNA polymerase II subunit 4 isoform X2, giving the protein MSGEEEENAAELKIGDEFLKAKCLMNCEVALILEHKYEQLQQMSDDPTNQISQVFEKSLQYVKRFSRYKNPDAVRQAREILSRYPLAEFELCVLGNLCPETVEEGIAMVPSIKRACT; this is encoded by the exons ATGTccggggaagaagaagaaaacgcCGCTGAGCTCAAAATTGGTGATG AGTTTTTGAAGGCCAAATGTCTAATGAATTGTGAAGTCGCATTGATTCTTGAACACAAGTATGAGCAGCTCCAGCAGATGTCTGATGATCCAACCAATCAGATTTCACA GGTATTTGAGAAGTCACTGCAATATGTGAAGCGTTTCAGTCGGTACAAGAACCCTGATGCTGTTAGACAAGCTCGAGA AATCCTTAGTAGGTATCCACTTGCTGAATTCGAG CTCTGCGTTCTTGGTAATCTTTGTCCCGAAACCGTTGAGGAAGGTATTGCCATGGTCCCATCCATCAAG AGGGCGTGCACTTGA
- the LOC129898771 gene encoding E3 ubiquitin-protein ligase RHF2A-like, with translation MMEEGKMSEDILTSAAAFVEGGILDACDDACSICLEAFCDSDPSTVTGCKHEFHLQCILEWCQRSSQCPMCWQPLSLKDPNSQELLEAVEHERNIRMNPPRNTTIFHHPTLGDFELQHLPASATESELEERIIQHLAAAAAMGRTRHLARREGLRGRSSAQGRPHFLMFSAHPNAPPLAAASSSTQRSGGEPTPEVLVAGQDSAIVSEQPVIQPSSFQADQVPASGLGSNAAVNQLGTSSNNRRNPPQSSPNNQDRAGPSDFQSFSDSIKSRLSAMSMRYKESLTKSSRGWKEKFFSRHSSTPDYCAESKNEVSAAISTVSNLMEHLETTDSRASAAESNILEDTLPIGRAEQHTPVIGDTHSLNEDTRQAPCAASSGSN, from the exons ATG ATGGAGGAGGGCAAGATGTCTGAGGATATTTTAACATCAGCTGCAGCATTTGTGGAAGGCGGAATTCTGGATGCCTGTGATGATGCCTGCAGCATATGCCTTGAAGCATTTTGTGATAGTGATCCTTCTACT GTGACTGGTTGCAAGCATGAATTCCATCTCCAATGTATTCTTGAATG GTGTCAGAGAAGCTCCCAGTGCCCCATGTGTTGGCAGCCTCTCAGCTTGAAAGACCCTAACAG CCAGGAGTTGTTGGAAGCAGTAGAGCATGAACGAAACATCAGGATGAATCCTCCTAGAAACACCACAATCTTTCACCATCCAACTTTAGGAGATTTTGAATTGCAGCAT TTACCGGCAAGTGCAACTGAGTCTGAGCTTGAAGAGCGTATCATTCAGCACTTAGCTGCTGCTGCTGCCATGGGAAGGACACGCCACCTTGCCAGAAGGGAAGGTCTGCGAGGTAGGTCATCAGCTCAAGGTCGTCCCCATTTTCTGATGTTTTCAGCTCATCCAAATGCTCCTCCTCTTGCTGCTGCTTCATCTTCTACTCAGAGGAGTGGGGGTGAACCCACTCCTGAAGTCTTGGTAGCTGGTCAGGATTCTGCAATTGTTTCTGAACAACCAGTTATTCAACCATCTTCTTTTCAAGCTGATCAGGTTCCTGCCTCTGGGTTAGGATCAAATGCTGCTGTTAATCAACTTGGGACTTCCTCAAACAATAG GAGGAATCCTCCTCAATCTTCTCCTAACAATCAAGACAGAGCCGGACCATCAGATTTTCAGTCCTTTTCAGATTCTATTAAGTCTCGACTTAGTGCAATGTCAATGAG ATACAAAGAATCTTTAACGAAAAGTTCAAGGGGTTGGAAAGAGAAATTTTTCTCTCGTCATAGTTCAACACCAGACTATTGTGCCGAATCTAAGAATGAAGTCAGTGCAGCTATTTCCACTGTATCAAACCTAATGGAGCATTTGGAAACCACTGATAGCAGAGCCAGTGCTGCCGAATCAAATATATTGGAGGACACTTTACCTATCGGACGTGCTGAGCAGCATACACCTGTGATTGGTGATACCCATTCTTTGAACGAGGATACTAGGCAAGCCCCATGTGCTGCAAGTTCTGGTTCGAACTAA
- the LOC129899368 gene encoding succinate dehydrogenase subunit 6, mitochondrial, whose product MGENSSSSSESFLRRHWEGYKEFWGERFSFLDNYSRFIKRDKPLPCWSDSDVEEFIASDPLHGPTLKTAREAVKISAVGGIIGAVSTAGVTWKYSRSLHGTALSLGAGAVFGWTFGQEVANHWLQLYRLDTMAAQVKFMEWWQNKVEGQ is encoded by the exons ATGGGTGAgaattcatcatcatcatccgAATCCTTCCTGAGGAGACATTGGGAAGGATACAAGGAGTTTTGGGGCGAAAGATTTTCCTTTTTGGACAACTATTCAAGGTTCATCAAGCGTGACAAGCCACTTCCTTGTTGGTCTGATTCTGATGTCGAGGAGTTCATTGCTTCCGACCCACTTCACGGACCCACT CTGAAGACTGCTAGGGAAGCGGTGAAGATTAGTGCTGTAGGAGGCATTATTGGAGCTGTTTCAACTGCAGGTGTAACTTGGAAGTATTCCAGGAGTTTGCATG GTACTGCACTGTCTCTTGGAGCTGGTGCTGTCTTTGGCTGGACCTTTGGACAGGAAGTTGCCAACCACTGGCTGCAGCTATATAGGCTTGACACCATGGCTGCTCAGGTTAAATTCATGGAATGGTGGCAGAACAAGGTTGAAGGACAGTAA